CCCCGGGATTGATGGTCTAAGTGCTGATTTTTATAAACGTTTCTCATCAGACCTTGCCCCTTTTCTTCTGAAGGTTTTCACAGAAAGCATAGAAAAAGGCTTCCTCTCAACAACCCTCACCCAGGGTCTTACCACGTTGATACCAAAACCTAAAAAAGATCTTCTACTGCTTGATAATTGGCGTCCCATATGTCTTCTTAATACCGATTACAAAATATTTGCTTTAATTGTTGCTAAAAGATTAAAATCTGTTCTACATTCAATTATTGATGAAACTCAATCTGGTTTTATGAAAAATAGGCACATCACAAATAATATACGActcattttggacattttagATTACCCTGATTTTGTTCACGAtaatggttttattttattcttagaTTTCTATAAGGCATTTGATACAGTAGAAcacaattttatttttcaaagtcTGAATAAATTTGGATTTGGGAAAAGTTTTACTTCCATAATCAAAACCTTATACCAAAACAATAACAGTTCCATCAAACTAAAAAATGGCTCTTCTCCTAGATTTAACATCTGTAGAGGAATCAGACAGGGGTGTCCTGTCTCCCCCTATATATTCCTCTTAGTAGTTCAGCTTCTGGCCGATCATATTAAAACTGGTCCTTTAAAAGGGATCTCGGTTACTGATAAAGTGATTACATTAACACAACTGGCAGATGACACTACCTTATTTTTAAAGGACGAGAATCAAATCCCCTTAGCCATCAATGAAATTAGCATTTTCTCTAAAGCTTCTGGTCTTTATCTTAACCTTAAGAAATGTGAAATAATGGCTGTTAAGGACTGTTCCAAAACCTCAATTGAGAGCATACCAGTTAAAGATGAGGTCGTCTATCTAGGTATAACCATCACAAAGGATCAGAAAAGAAGAAGCTCTCTGAACTTTGACCCTCTTATTTTAAAGACTAGAAAAAGACTCAATCAGTGGTTAGTAAGAGATCTTTCACTGCGTGGTCGTATTCTGCTTACTAAGGCCGAAGGCATTTCCAAGGCTTACTTATGCTGCGCAGGCGTTAGAAGTTGACAATAAAGCTGAGAAAGAAATTGACAAGTTATTCTTTAATTTTGTCTGGAAAAATAAGACTCACTatattaactcattggctgccagccattttcagttcagagccacccatactgccaagtgtttttcagtattttgactgattttccatttgatcaggaaaaaaaagtttgtttctaccattttcagtcttttagtaatagacagtagaacataggttggtttcaccaaaaacagctgtttgacccaaaaaattgagaaaacgagctctctttttttttgtgcatagtggcactgctgccacctagcgggtaattttgccagtatattctctgtttagtgtttacaagcctaagatttagtgacgaactccgctagattgtcccccagcccgctccgttaaaaacgcaattgacgtctatagacgtctttggcagtgaacgttttttttttaaattgacgtttttttttaaattgacgtcaatggcaccgaaagagttaagaaATCTACTCTAATGAACTCATATGAAAATGGAGGACTGAACTGTTTATCATTCTCCATTTTGAATAACACCTTTAAGATAAATTGGATTCGTCAATTTTTTAAATCTCCAGCCTCAATTTGGAACATTATACCTTTCCATATTTTTTCTAAATTCGGCGGTTTGAATTTCTTTTTGGTTTGTAACTTTGATATACAGAAGCTTCCAATCAAACTCTCTAATTTTCACCGTCAGGCCTTTTTATCATGGTTACTCATCTACAAGCACAATTTCTCTCCTCATCGATACATCATATGGAATAATAAGGACATTTTATTTGAGAAGAAAACTTTGTTTTTGGATAcctggtttaatcataacattcTGGTAGATCAACTGTTTAACAGTACTGGAATGTTACTGAGCTATGAGGATTTCCTATCTAAATTTAATTTTCCCATTTCTTATGGAGAATACGCAAAAGTTTTCAGGGCTATTTCTACAAAGATTTGCATGTTATTCAAACAGAGGACAAGACTCAGTTATCTTCATTCTCCAACTCTTACTCCTCTACATTCTCCTGTTGGTAAAATATGTTTTAACCCTCTTCTTCgtaacaacaacaaatcaatcAGATCCTTGTTTCAGAAGGAGACGACTTCTACTCCTGCTGTCATTCCATTTTGGAATCGTTTTCGGACTGATATATCTTGGAAATCTACCTGGTTGCTCCCAAATCATTTTATTCTCACCAACAAGGTAAAAGAAGTGTTCTATAAACTCATTCACAGGATCTACCCTGCTAAAGACTACCTGAAGAAATTCAACTCAAACATTAATGTGAACTGTACCTTCAGTGATCTTTGCCCCGAGTCCATCACTCATTTGTTCTGGTTATGTCCTCATTCTAAAGAGTTCTGGCAACATTTTTatattgatttaaaaatatttgcAAGCTTTCAGTTGTTCTGGGAACATGTCCTATTTGGCTATCAACAAAGTGCTAAAATGAATCCAAagattttctttattaatttactaatttttaaagctaaatttcacatacacaaacacacatttttgaaaagaaaaccaaatttttctgtctttttggttgaattaaagcaatacctGCTTACAATTAGACCTTTAActaataaaaaagcaaaaacaactatatgggcctgttcccaacttgggattatggacgaactgttgtcataactcctaatttttttttttttttttaaatttttttttacaagaaattccttggcacatatgtctttagccctattcggacgggactagtttaatggggggacctggggtaaagtaataataaccaggaaatctagtcccgtccgaacgcgccatgtcagtaaagatagcggagtatagcctgattcttactcggcgcaaacgcgcaactgttctggctcgagaaccattaatgacgtcatcgaaagcgccagccccttcacagttccttcagctcataagcgcagtttgcgccgagtatgcgtcacatttgcagttctctctagaccagcgggcgtcactgttgaggaaacaagctgaaaagcatacgaagaaagcatacacaatgccacctgtggtgtcacgtcagcagaggctggcacatctgatgcggaatgaatttactctgggtgtagaactgtatatgtatctcagagctaagcggctgcggcaaaaacagaagagaaggtggaatgttcgtcctttgcaacaagacgaactttgtcaaacgttgtcccagtgtaacttcatagacgtgtcgtacagatgtttgtagaggcgcaccctctcggtcaccacggtctctgcagtgttcattttttctttttcttggtcagctgtttccggttgagcgcgcgcgaagtcagaaaaaaagttgtgtgcgcgcccttgcgccgcgcgaggattttctagcttgcgacggggggcgtggtggaattttgggtcacgtgaccgtttgcgccatttgcgaccagctagtaagagcgaggttgcgccgagtaaaggctctagcatggttgccgcgtctgctcgcgcgagcggtgttgatgacgtcacgagttcgtgcccgccataggaccctatatagggcgcaagtcgttgcgcgccagtagttgcaattttctccgtcacagaggtggcgctgctacgtgaaggttacctctactctacaaccacgaaagtggagaagaaaacaatgccgctgtcaagagcaggaatactgtaattaatgatactgctgcagttttcggatcattttaattttttaattcagttaaaagaggtgaaggtttgaagcccccggcatcaacagagtctctgccctcttctttgccttcacgtatctgtcccgtagcttcttccacacattcttacagaactctccctctttccccaaagttctgccaatctctgtgcaccagtttggggagtttacttggtccctgtgctgtttcactggagtttcgtacagctgcctgtacaaacgcacctcctcactgagcctggtctcacatcggtccatccggttcgttgtgctcggcgccgccaagttacaaaaatcgactggtgcacgacagcacgctgcgccgtcttttcaagggaagcgccaggcctgaaacgtcattttgacgtcacggtgcgacaccgccgtgacagacgcggcaaccatgctaccgccttaagaatcagccttatgtcggtaaactttgccgagaattctacctcctgtgaaacggtccggagtatctaccataggtaatactaatcccgtgcgaatgcgaccttcggtaataagtacggaatatatcgtcacatccttttaaagagagaaacaattaggtgtaaaatagaaaatgacacttaagtttcgttgtgcaatcctttttttaaactatactttacattcaggtaaaataagtacgctgagcaaaacttttggtgaacagtactttatattaaggtcaaaaatgaataaatcttctgttctgttatactgtacaatacgttttagtaatacttatcattcaggtaaacaaacaaaaaagtcttctgcgtttgtatacaataattttggagcagaatgctttatattcaagaaaactcctcccatgttagatgaatattacagggatttcttgtcccgtccgaattggtcatttcttctccctggcgtcgtctggttaaccaacattaccatacgtccccccattgaactagtcccgtccgaatagggcttttgtgttcattagctttctttttgtaagtgcatcatgaaggtcatcttcttattattattattgttattcctatgctccccctggctatcttctttttggcgttatgctcacatttgtaaactgttattttgttgaattactaataaagtttaataaaaataaaaaaaaactactacaCACTGCTGCCTTCAAAACTGTAGGAATTTTCTGATGTCGTGTCTGCTTGACTGAACATAACTTTGGACTTGCTTAAACTTCATTACGTTTAAACCCTCCCTCAGGGTACACAGAGGTCGACAAGTAAGAAGGGTACTAACTGTCAGGTTTTGGGAATGGAAGTTTGTGGTACAAACACAGTGTTACTGGAACATCCTCTTTACTTTTACACTACTAAGTAGAGGTTTTGAACGCAGGCTTACCGTCAATTATAAATTTCTGGGCATATCTTTTGAGATTCTTTTTTCGTAAAGGATTCATCGTTGGAGGAAAACTGCCTTTAGCCACAAAAGTGTAAATGTCTCCGAGTTTGTTGGAGCTGGATTCAACCACCTCCTCCTCAGCCACTTGCAACGACTCCACGTTCAACATTTCCCACGGCGTGAGTCCACATCAAACGAAGTAAATATGCCAGCTGCTATTCGGCATATTCAGCAGCAGAGTAGGCTTCTGTTgataaaaatataacaaaaacacaagagctactagataaataaaaaaatacaaagcttCTGTCTGGCTTCTTTATCTTCTTCTACAAGTGACTGAAGGTAGTTTGTAGCCAGTCTTTCACACCAGCGCCCCCTTTGGACAACATGGGGTACTTCAAATGTGTCCAAAAGATAAATAAGATACTAAGCGACATTATTGGTAACCGTGAAAACTACATCAATACACTCTACACTTGTGATATCCATAAACAAATGATTATATCAACTATTTTCAacacatttaaattattttacagCTCAGATCTCtttatattgtaaaaaaaaacgaaacaGAAAttgtttgtacaattctaacaagTTTGAAAGTCAGTATGTGGTCTGAGCACCTtcattctccaacacagcctgaaccaccttagacaagctttcttgtcatttctataagtagtcttcaggaaaaGTTCTCCAGGATGCTttaaggacatcccaaagctcttctttgatagtcggctgccttttgttccgttctctgtcaagatgatcccacactgcttcaatgatgttgaggtccaggctctggggaggatttatccctccataagacctgttgccactaattttcagtccacttcttgtgtcatttggcatacctcagccttttcaccctgtttcccttccctaagaatggcttcttgacatggagaccatttctgatgaggcttgggccaacagtagatggatcaactgaaggtccagatgtatctctcaggtcctgtatcaggtctttgctggatttatcactttcagatactgttcatctgctatAGATAGTTAGTTCATGTTTAATCCAAaacgtctcctcttcagctccACTGGATTTGAGATCGtattccaggcattacttgggctttggaaaACTTGGGTATCTACTCACAGATGCAAACATCTTTCCCATTGCCGTGATTATGCATCATAATGGACATGACAGTGCCAGAAATGCAAGCAGAAATCTTTGTGCTGTGCAGCATCAAAATAAACGTTGGAAAATGATTCCAAAATCAGCATTTTCATCATAAAAATGTCATTAGAAAATCTCAAGAAGATACAAAGAAAGACAAAGATAATATGTTCAGACTATAATATAAAGCATAGTTATGCTGTGGACCAGATTATCAAATGATGTTAAAcattttcaaattatttttcaaaagcCTCCCCTTCTCAGGTGTTTTCTACAATTGTCTTATACCTTTATTCTTTCCTCATCTCATTACACCAGTTGTAATGATTTCCAAAACCGTTTGTTTGGgagaaagctgttttttttttttatggtgattcttttttttttgactgctCAGGAGGCTTTTAATTTGGAGGACACCCAACCGGAAGTATTGCGCTTACAGGAAGCCTGTGTTGTCAGGGGGGACGGCATTATGTGGCTCTACTTGGGTTGATTTTAGTAAAGCAGTTCTTATTAAATGGGCAGCCATGACAAACAAAGGTCACGAAACAGCTCAGTTTTATATGTGCAACTGCTTCACAATTGATAATATTTTCTTGGAGGACTACAAGCTCCATGTTCGCTTTGTGTCCGAGCAGCAGTTCAGACTGGACTACCAGGCAGTGAGTGCATCTGAGTGGGCAACATTTCGATACAACAGATAGTATTTGAAGTGACATGTCCGCTGTGTGAAACTCACAATGCTGTttttgtgtgtacgtgtgtgttaaTTATTGTCACGCAGCTGCTAATGAGGCTTGGCTGCGTCACGGAGCAGCAGTTTGAAGATGTCTTCAAGAAGGTAAACAAAAGTATGTCTGGGCGCGCGCGTGCTGTCGTAAACACGTCATAATGACTAATCATGACGTAGATGATCCCAGTCTACTTGTTGTGACCGGACCTCCTGTTAGACATTACATTAAAACCATAGTGACGTAAATCAATCAAATTTGTCTCTAAGTAGTCATCTGAAAGTGaatatttgtttgtttcttagTAGTCTGTGAGTGTAAAATTGAGGAAACTAGTTTAGTTGTATGGCAAGACTGATATATCAGTTTGTAATTAGATTTAAGGAAGAGAAATCTGGTTTTCTAACCAAATGTGGCACCAATTTTAGTTAGAAGGTCTATGCCCAAGGAGGACCCCATGTTATTACATAACACAATAATCAAGTTTTAATCAAGTGATTATTGGAAAACATTTTGATTGAAGAAGCTGAGCTGATACATTCATGATAATGAGATGGCTCACCTAAAACATCTGTACTTTCACCCCCATTTGAATGTAACTGCATCGTAAGTCTGCTCTGTTTAGATTTCCCAGGAAGTGGACAGGCGAAGGCGGCTCGATGTGACATCAGCTGAGAGAGCTGCTACAATAAAACACACGTACCGGCCTCTCCATCCTCACGTCTACCATCTACAGGTACTCACTGCATCAGTCCCTGCTGATAGCCTCATGAATAATGTGCCAGTAGCACCTTGCTGAGACTCCACCTGCACTCCACCTCCCCTCAGGAGTCCTTCCTCGCTCCAAAGTTCAAGCAGATTGTTGAGTACTGTCGAAGCAGTCACGCCAGCGAAGAAGGTCTCTTAGAACTATTGGAGAAAGAGGCAGGTGAGCTGAAGGTCAAAAGCAGAGGAATCATTCAAACTGGTGGTAGGAATAAGTCATAATAGACAGAGAAAACTTCAGAGTCAAACCACATTGTTTAATTTTTACCATTAAATGCAAACTGTTGTGTTTGGACTTAGTTAAAATGCTAAACTATGTCAGGTACAGAGGAATTGGCATAAAGTATGTTTCCTCAGTATGAACTGTAGAGGTTTAGAATAGTAAGAACTACACATACAGTTTCATGTGTTTAAGGCTGGGCagctgtttaaaatgtaaataaaagcagATTGCAAAGATTTGCAAATTCCATAGCTTTATATTTCATTCACAATAAACCGCAGAAAGCATGTCAAATGTTGAATGTGAGCCATCGTACTATTTCATAACATTATTTGCTCATCTCGCATCTGATGGCAACAACACATCTCAAATAGGGTCCATGTTTCcaactgtgtagcatccccttttcttttaatcacagtcaataaacatctgggaactgaggagaccagttgttGGACCTTTGGGACAGGAATGCTGTCTTATTCTTGTCTGATacaggattctagctgctcaacaatCTTGGGTTTTCATTGTTGTATTTTGCATTTCATGATGGGTTGTATGAGTACTTCCCATTTTCCGGCTTGAATCAGCTAGTAGTAAACCTCAAAGGCTGCATGAATACGGCACATTATCATGAAAAAGACCACCTTTCCTGCAGTGTAACATTTACACACATCAGTATATTGAAACACGAATGAGTGTCTTTGGagataagattaagattaagattaagattaagattaagatctaCCTCGGATAAATTTATATTGTTTAATATTACATCTTGGAAATTTATAGAATTGTACGTTGCACacatttgtttctttctgttgaAGCTTCGAGGGTGTATCGCTTCGCTGTGTTTGAGAAGCGCTTCTGTGAGCAGCTGGTGGAGGAGCTGGAGCATTTTGAGCAGTCATCAGCCCCTAAAGGAAGACCCAACACCATGAACCATTATGGGGTAATGAATCACTCTCTACTGGCTAAAACCCCTGTAAGACGCTGTTTAAAGAGGACTCGTTCAGCCATATGTCATCTTTCTCATGGAGCCTTTGCCTG
This Odontesthes bonariensis isolate fOdoBon6 chromosome 6, fOdoBon6.hap1, whole genome shotgun sequence DNA region includes the following protein-coding sequences:
- the ogfod2 gene encoding 2-oxoglutarate and iron-dependent oxygenase domain-containing protein 2, coding for MTNKGHETAQFYMCNCFTIDNIFLEDYKLHVRFVSEQQFRLDYQALLMRLGCVTEQQFEDVFKKISQEVDRRRRLDVTSAERAATIKHTYRPLHPHVYHLQESFLAPKFKQIVEYCRSSHASEEGLLELLEKEAASRVYRFAVFEKRFCEQLVEELEHFEQSSAPKGRPNTMNHYGILLNELGFDEGFITPLRERYLHPLTSLLYVDCGGHFLDSHKAFVVKYAMNEDLDLSYHFDNAEVTLNVSLGKEFTEGNLYFGDMRQVPVSETECTEVEHRVAEGLLHRGQHMHGALPISCGQRWNLIIWMRASQERNKLCPMCNRRPLLVEGDGFADGFTKHSEAPLNASCVLT